A single window of Anaerocolumna chitinilytica DNA harbors:
- the cmk gene encoding (d)CMP kinase — translation MHKEQKYYNIAIDGPAGAGKSTIAKLVAKELKFIYVDTGAMYRAIGLFAARNGINTEKETELGEAVQKADIQLKYEDGGQQVYLNGENVTEHIRTEEAGKMASAVGKVKAVREKMVELQKKIAESSNVIMDGRDIGTVVLPFADLKVYLTAESKVRAERRYKELTEKGISCNIEEIEKDIVARDYQDMNREVSPLKKAEDAVALDCSYMSIDEVAAAIISLYKKAVSVQ, via the coding sequence ATGCATAAAGAACAAAAGTATTACAATATAGCTATCGATGGTCCGGCTGGAGCCGGTAAGAGTACAATAGCAAAGCTTGTTGCAAAAGAACTGAAATTTATCTATGTTGATACAGGAGCTATGTACCGTGCAATTGGTTTGTTTGCTGCTCGCAATGGTATTAATACAGAAAAAGAAACCGAACTTGGAGAGGCAGTTCAAAAAGCTGACATACAATTAAAATATGAAGACGGTGGACAACAAGTATATCTTAATGGTGAGAACGTAACGGAACATATTCGTACGGAAGAAGCCGGTAAGATGGCATCTGCTGTTGGCAAAGTAAAGGCTGTCCGGGAAAAAATGGTTGAACTGCAGAAAAAAATCGCAGAATCTTCCAATGTTATCATGGATGGCAGAGATATCGGAACAGTGGTTCTTCCTTTTGCTGACCTAAAAGTCTATCTGACAGCAGAATCAAAGGTAAGAGCAGAAAGACGTTATAAGGAATTGACTGAGAAGGGAATATCCTGTAATATAGAAGAAATTGAAAAAGATATTGTCGCAAGGGATTATCAGGATATGAACAGAGAGGTTTCGCCTTTAAAGAAGGCAGAAGATGCAGTAGCTCTGGATTGCTCCTATATGTCTATAGACGAAGTAGCTGCTGCTATCATTTCACTGTACAAAAAAGCAGTTTCTGTTCAGTGA
- the rpsA gene encoding 30S ribosomal protein S1, whose protein sequence is MSEMSFEQLLEESLKTIQNGEVVEGTVIRVKEDEIVLNIGYKADGIITRSEFTNTPGVDLTTLVKEGDPLQAKVLKVNDGEGQVLLTYKRLAAEKGSKRLEEAFNNKEVLTAKVTSVLEGGLSVIVDETRIFIPASLVSDGYEKNLEKYAGQEIEFVISEFNPKKRRIIGDRKQLIVAKKQILQKELFERIKPGMTVEGTIKNVTDFGAFIDLGGADGLLHISEMSWGRVENPKKVFKVGDKVKVLIKDISGEKIALSLKFENENPWIKASEKYAVGNVVLGRVARMTDFGAFVELEPGVDALLHVSQISKEHVEKPADVLKIGEEITARVVDFNSDEKKISLSIKALDNVMDESASEEDIQE, encoded by the coding sequence ATGTCAGAAATGAGTTTTGAGCAATTATTGGAGGAATCATTAAAAACAATACAAAACGGAGAGGTTGTAGAGGGCACTGTAATACGTGTAAAAGAAGACGAGATCGTCTTGAATATAGGTTACAAAGCTGATGGTATCATAACCAGAAGTGAATTCACAAACACCCCTGGTGTTGATTTAACAACTCTCGTAAAAGAAGGAGACCCTTTACAGGCTAAAGTATTAAAGGTAAATGACGGAGAAGGACAAGTTCTGTTAACCTATAAGAGACTGGCTGCTGAAAAGGGAAGCAAGAGACTGGAAGAAGCCTTCAACAATAAAGAAGTTTTAACTGCAAAGGTTACTTCTGTATTAGAAGGCGGTCTTAGTGTTATTGTAGATGAAACCAGAATATTTATCCCTGCAAGTCTTGTATCTGACGGATATGAGAAAAATCTTGAAAAATATGCAGGACAAGAGATTGAATTTGTTATCTCTGAGTTCAATCCTAAGAAGAGAAGAATTATCGGTGACCGTAAGCAGTTAATCGTTGCTAAGAAGCAAATATTACAAAAAGAACTGTTTGAAAGAATCAAACCTGGTATGACAGTTGAAGGAACAATTAAGAATGTTACCGATTTTGGTGCGTTTATTGATTTAGGCGGCGCTGACGGACTTCTTCATATCTCCGAAATGTCTTGGGGCAGAGTTGAGAATCCCAAGAAGGTATTTAAAGTAGGGGATAAGGTAAAAGTTCTTATTAAAGACATTTCCGGTGAAAAGATTGCACTCAGTCTTAAATTTGAAAATGAAAATCCCTGGATTAAAGCATCTGAGAAGTATGCTGTTGGCAATGTAGTGCTTGGTAGAGTTGCAAGAATGACTGACTTTGGTGCCTTCGTTGAATTAGAGCCCGGTGTGGATGCTCTTTTACATGTGTCCCAGATTTCAAAAGAACATGTAGAGAAGCCTGCTGACGTATTAAAGATTGGTGAAGAAATCACTGCAAGAGTAGTTGATTTTAACAGCGATGAAAAGAAAATCAGTTTAAGCATCAAAGCTTTGGACAATGTAATGGATGAATCAGCTTCTGAAGAAGATATCCAGGAATAA
- the acpP gene encoding acyl carrier protein: protein MEFEKLQKIISEVLNVDEDEITMETTFVDDLGADSLDIFQIIMGIEEEFDIEIANEEAENIVTVSDAVEQIKNALN from the coding sequence ATGGAATTTGAAAAATTACAAAAAATAATCAGTGAAGTTTTAAATGTGGATGAGGACGAAATTACAATGGAGACAACATTTGTTGATGATTTAGGAGCCGATTCCCTTGATATTTTCCAAATCATAATGGGTATAGAGGAAGAGTTCGACATTGAAATTGCCAATGAAGAAGCAGAGAATATTGTAACCGTTAGTGACGCGGTAGAGCAGATTAAAAACGCACTGAACTAA
- the smc gene encoding chromosome segregation protein SMC, whose protein sequence is MYLKSIEVYGFKSFANKIIFEFHDGITGIVGPNGSGKSNVADAVRWVLGEQSAKQLRGAKMEDVIFSGTETRKPLGYAYVSLTINNEDHKLPIEYDEVTVARRVYRSGESEYLLNGNSCRLKDMQELFLDTGIGKEGYSIIGQGQIEKILSGKPEDRRELFDEAAGIVKFKKRRAAAHHNLEEERLNLSRIQDILSEIEKQVGPLEKQSAVAREYLKLRDELKELDIQLFLLENEKIAEGKKQTGDRLAIANASLQSANEKSEHMKEEFERLESEIEGYNTSLEGLKATQSDKRLEQEKTEGEIKVLKEQLLSIKQNDSHYESRLQVIAEEIKVKSAEQEGYLGEKNSLDIKMDKLDEKQSNDILLLEEIRGRIKEDTRLAESLHGEIFDFLSQNSGIKTNLQRYETILEQNNIKKTELTQKLLRNKSEEAVTDLEIQNIADKLEKLHSTIEENQKITALSQEKLIEHRTHLKEIEDEIQRKQQAYHTGFSQLEALKNLTERYEGYGNSIRKIMEKKDTPGIIGVVADIIKTEPKYETAVEIALGGSIQNIVTDKESTAKELIEYLKRNKYGRATFLPLTSISVKESYGQQRYLEEKGVIGLANTLVRTEERFKGLMQNLLGKSLVVDNIDNALAIAKKYNYTLRIITLDGELLSPGGSLSGGAYKNSSNLLSRRREIEDLEEKITLLKNEGKELTSSRDKLNGDIQTVLKEIEDRKQTLQSIYLEENTDKLHLTQNEKKKQELGLVYEEITNEINQIEHQSIELNKNINSLQESLVLNEERSKENEHRIDEMNRKLEEVKTSEQEISDRVSTLKAEMSAFEQNNQHLLENIKRVKRDLEKLYDEENSIRKSREDSLLQYNTKEKAILNDEETLKQFAIEIQKLEEQIKELQLKKEEVTITHKSFFERREELSKEIINLDKEIYRLNGQLERLEEQLNEKKDYMWEEYELTLHNVMETMDAELLGSIDSSFVRKRIGEVKGSMKGLGDVNINAIEDYKNLSERFLFLKGQKEDIEKAEETLIHIIQELDDEMRNQFNEKFAQIKVQFDLVFKELFGGGRATLELTEDEDVLEAGIIITSQPPGKKLQNMMQLSGGEKALTAISLLFAIQNLKPSPFCLLDEIEAALDDANVKRFAKYLHKLTKDTQFIIITHRRGTMNAADVLYGITMQEKGVSALVSVNLIENDLDK, encoded by the coding sequence ATGTATTTAAAAAGTATTGAAGTATATGGGTTTAAATCCTTTGCCAATAAAATTATTTTTGAATTTCATGACGGGATTACCGGAATCGTAGGACCTAACGGCAGTGGTAAGAGTAACGTGGCGGATGCAGTTCGATGGGTATTGGGTGAGCAGAGTGCAAAGCAATTACGTGGAGCCAAGATGGAAGATGTTATTTTCTCCGGTACGGAGACACGTAAGCCCCTTGGATATGCCTATGTTTCGCTTACCATAAACAACGAAGATCACAAACTACCCATTGAATATGACGAAGTAACTGTGGCCAGAAGGGTATATCGTTCAGGTGAAAGTGAATATCTTTTAAATGGAAACAGCTGCAGGTTAAAGGATATGCAGGAACTGTTTCTGGATACCGGTATCGGAAAAGAAGGATATTCTATTATCGGGCAAGGACAAATTGAGAAAATCTTAAGCGGAAAACCGGAGGATCGCAGAGAATTATTTGATGAAGCAGCTGGAATTGTAAAATTTAAGAAAAGAAGGGCTGCGGCTCATCATAATCTTGAAGAGGAACGCTTAAACTTAAGCAGAATACAAGATATTCTTTCTGAAATTGAGAAACAGGTTGGCCCTTTAGAAAAGCAATCGGCTGTAGCAAGAGAATATTTAAAATTAAGAGATGAACTAAAGGAACTTGATATTCAGCTATTCTTATTGGAGAATGAAAAAATTGCCGAAGGGAAAAAGCAAACCGGTGATAGGCTGGCAATAGCAAATGCTTCACTTCAAAGTGCGAATGAAAAATCAGAGCATATGAAGGAAGAGTTTGAACGCCTAGAGAGTGAAATTGAAGGTTATAATACTTCTTTAGAAGGTTTAAAAGCAACTCAAAGCGATAAGCGTCTGGAACAAGAAAAGACGGAAGGCGAAATAAAAGTTCTAAAAGAGCAGCTTTTATCAATTAAACAAAACGATTCCCATTATGAATCCAGACTCCAGGTTATAGCGGAAGAAATAAAAGTAAAATCTGCCGAACAGGAAGGATACTTAGGCGAAAAGAATTCTTTGGATATCAAAATGGATAAACTGGATGAAAAACAGTCAAATGACATTCTGCTTCTGGAAGAAATCCGTGGCAGGATAAAAGAAGATACAAGACTTGCAGAAAGTCTTCATGGTGAAATCTTTGACTTTTTAAGCCAGAATTCCGGTATTAAAACGAATCTGCAGCGTTATGAAACTATTTTAGAGCAGAACAATATTAAGAAGACAGAGCTGACCCAAAAACTTCTTCGAAATAAAAGTGAAGAAGCTGTTACAGACTTAGAAATTCAGAATATTGCTGATAAATTAGAAAAACTTCACAGTACGATTGAGGAAAATCAGAAGATTACAGCGCTATCTCAAGAAAAGCTTATAGAGCATAGAACACATTTAAAAGAGATTGAAGATGAAATACAAAGGAAACAGCAAGCCTATCATACCGGCTTTTCACAGCTTGAAGCCCTGAAAAATCTGACAGAGCGCTATGAGGGGTATGGCAACAGTATCCGTAAGATTATGGAGAAGAAAGACACCCCTGGAATCATTGGTGTTGTTGCAGATATTATTAAAACAGAGCCTAAATATGAAACAGCTGTAGAAATTGCTTTAGGCGGCAGTATTCAAAATATAGTAACTGATAAAGAATCTACTGCGAAGGAATTAATCGAGTATTTAAAGAGAAATAAGTACGGAAGAGCGACCTTCCTTCCTCTTACCAGTATATCCGTAAAAGAAAGTTATGGACAGCAAAGATACCTGGAGGAAAAAGGTGTAATAGGCTTAGCAAATACATTGGTAAGAACAGAAGAACGTTTTAAAGGTCTGATGCAGAATTTACTGGGAAAAAGCCTTGTAGTAGATAATATCGATAATGCCCTTGCAATTGCAAAAAAGTATAACTATACTTTACGTATCATTACATTAGATGGAGAGTTACTAAGTCCCGGTGGTTCATTGTCCGGTGGAGCCTATAAGAATTCCAGCAATTTGCTCAGCAGAAGACGTGAAATTGAGGATCTGGAAGAGAAGATAACTCTTCTAAAAAATGAAGGAAAAGAGCTTACAAGCAGCAGGGATAAATTAAACGGAGATATACAGACAGTCCTAAAAGAGATAGAGGACAGAAAACAAACCCTTCAAAGCATCTATCTGGAAGAAAATACAGATAAGCTGCATCTGACCCAAAATGAAAAAAAGAAACAGGAATTAGGACTGGTTTACGAAGAAATTACAAATGAGATCAATCAAATTGAACATCAGAGTATAGAATTAAATAAAAACATTAATTCCTTACAAGAAAGCCTTGTTTTAAATGAAGAGAGAAGCAAGGAAAATGAACATAGAATTGATGAGATGAACAGAAAGCTGGAAGAGGTAAAGACTTCAGAACAGGAAATCAGTGATAGAGTATCAACACTGAAAGCTGAAATGTCTGCTTTTGAACAGAACAACCAGCATCTCCTTGAAAATATCAAAAGAGTAAAACGTGATCTTGAAAAACTGTATGATGAGGAAAATTCTATTAGAAAGAGCAGGGAAGATTCTCTTTTGCAGTATAATACCAAGGAGAAAGCAATTCTTAATGATGAGGAAACATTAAAACAATTTGCAATTGAAATTCAAAAACTGGAAGAACAGATAAAAGAACTTCAATTAAAAAAAGAAGAAGTAACCATAACACATAAGTCTTTTTTTGAACGCAGAGAAGAACTTTCGAAGGAAATTATTAATCTGGATAAGGAAATTTATCGCCTTAATGGCCAGTTAGAACGGCTGGAGGAGCAGTTAAATGAGAAAAAGGATTACATGTGGGAGGAATACGAGCTCACGCTGCATAATGTTATGGAGACCATGGATGCTGAACTTCTTGGCAGCATAGATTCTTCCTTTGTAAGAAAAAGAATCGGTGAAGTAAAGGGAAGCATGAAAGGGCTCGGCGATGTTAATATTAATGCCATTGAAGATTATAAAAATCTTTCCGAGCGCTTCTTGTTTTTAAAAGGACAAAAAGAGGACATTGAAAAAGCGGAGGAAACTCTGATACATATCATACAGGAACTGGATGATGAGATGAGAAACCAGTTCAATGAAAAATTTGCTCAGATTAAGGTGCAATTTGATCTTGTATTTAAGGAATTATTCGGCGGAGGTCGGGCAACACTGGAATTAACAGAAGATGAGGATGTTCTGGAAGCAGGTATTATAATAACTTCCCAGCCGCCGGGAAAGAAGCTGCAGAATATGATGCAGTTATCCGGTGGAGAGAAGGCGCTGACAGCTATCTCATTGCTGTTTGCCATTCAGAACCTAAAGCCGTCTCCGTTTTGTCTGTTGGATGAGATTGAAGCGGCTTTGGATGATGCTAATGTTAAACGTTTTGCGAAATACCTTCATAAGCTTACAAAGGACACACAGTTTATAATAATTACACACAGAAGAGGTACCATGAATGCGGCAGATGTACTGTATGGTATCACAATGCAGGAAAAGGGTGTTTCTGCCCTGGTATCTGTAAATTTGATAGAAAATGATTTGGATAAATAA
- a CDS encoding CheR family methyltransferase, whose protein sequence is MTDSYESFKTQIYQLTKIDLNLYKERQMKRRIDALIAKHKIETYSAYVDFIKKSPVMFEEFVNYLTINVSEFYRNPEQWVLLEKEVLPYLFSKFGNTLKIWSAACSTGDEPYSLVMLLSKFMPLSRIKVIATDIDRQILEKAKIGLYNIKSLKGLPEEFQKKYFTEINSSTYQISDSIKACVEFKQHNLLKDEYPSNCDLIICRNVLIYFTEEAKDKIYKSFNAALKKEAILFVGSTEQIIQPQNLQFATYKSFFYKKI, encoded by the coding sequence TTGACGGATAGTTATGAATCCTTTAAGACCCAGATTTATCAGCTGACGAAAATAGACTTAAATCTATATAAAGAACGTCAGATGAAACGCAGAATTGATGCATTAATTGCAAAGCATAAGATCGAAACCTATAGTGCATACGTAGATTTTATTAAGAAAAGTCCGGTGATGTTTGAAGAATTCGTTAATTATCTTACAATTAATGTATCGGAATTTTACCGTAATCCAGAACAATGGGTATTGTTGGAAAAGGAAGTGCTTCCTTATCTTTTTAGTAAATTTGGAAACACATTAAAGATTTGGAGTGCCGCCTGTTCCACAGGAGATGAGCCCTACTCTTTGGTAATGCTTTTATCGAAATTCATGCCGTTGTCCCGTATAAAGGTTATCGCTACAGATATAGACAGACAAATATTAGAAAAAGCCAAAATTGGTTTATATAATATAAAGAGCCTGAAGGGACTTCCGGAGGAATTTCAAAAAAAGTATTTTACAGAGATTAACAGTTCCACCTATCAGATTTCCGACAGTATAAAAGCTTGTGTGGAATTCAAACAGCACAATTTGTTAAAGGATGAATACCCTTCTAATTGTGATTTGATTATATGTCGGAATGTACTTATTTATTTCACGGAAGAGGCTAAAGATAAGATATATAAGAGTTTTAATGCTGCTTTAAAGAAGGAAGCCATCCTTTTTGTAGGCAGTACAGAACAAATTATTCAGCCTCAGAACCTGCAGTTTGCCACTTACAAATCATTTTTTTATAAAAAGATATAA
- the plsX gene encoding phosphate acyltransferase PlsX, producing MDRVVKVAVDAMGGDYAPAQIVKGALEALRERKDIKIVLVGQEKAINAELTGIDYDKERLSIIHAEDVITNDEAPVMAIRRKKNSSIVVAMNLVKNGEADAFVSAGSTGAVLVGGQLIVGRIKGIDRPPLAPLLPTESGVSLLIDCGANVDARASHLVQFAKMGSVYMENVVGIKNPRVAIVNIGAEEEKGNMLVKETFPLLKNCNDINFIGSIEAREIPKGGADVIVCEAFVGNVILKLYEGLGSTLIGKIKAGLMSTTKSKIGALLCKPALKETLKSFDASGYGGAPMLGLNGLVVKAHGNSTSNEIKNSIIQCITFTEQNINDKIRMHLEEE from the coding sequence ATGGATAGAGTTGTAAAAGTTGCAGTCGATGCAATGGGCGGAGATTATGCGCCTGCCCAAATCGTTAAGGGTGCATTGGAGGCTTTGAGGGAAAGAAAGGACATTAAGATTGTCCTGGTTGGTCAGGAAAAAGCAATTAATGCAGAATTAACCGGCATTGATTATGACAAGGAGCGTTTATCGATTATCCATGCAGAAGATGTGATAACCAACGATGAAGCTCCTGTAATGGCTATTCGGAGAAAGAAGAATTCATCCATCGTTGTCGCAATGAATCTGGTAAAGAATGGTGAAGCAGATGCATTTGTTTCAGCCGGAAGTACCGGAGCAGTGTTAGTTGGCGGACAATTGATTGTAGGAAGAATTAAGGGTATAGACAGACCACCCCTTGCACCCTTACTTCCCACAGAAAGTGGTGTATCCTTGTTAATTGATTGCGGAGCTAATGTGGATGCAAGAGCTTCACATTTGGTACAGTTTGCCAAGATGGGCTCTGTTTACATGGAGAATGTTGTTGGAATCAAGAATCCGAGAGTTGCCATTGTTAACATAGGTGCAGAAGAAGAAAAAGGTAACATGCTGGTAAAGGAAACTTTCCCGTTGCTTAAAAACTGTAATGACATAAATTTTATCGGCAGTATCGAAGCAAGAGAGATACCCAAAGGCGGTGCAGATGTTATCGTGTGTGAAGCTTTTGTTGGTAATGTAATTCTCAAATTATATGAAGGTCTTGGAAGTACCTTAATCGGTAAAATTAAGGCAGGCTTAATGAGTACAACAAAGAGTAAAATTGGTGCTCTGTTGTGTAAGCCGGCTTTGAAAGAAACATTGAAGTCATTTGATGCATCCGGATATGGCGGAGCACCGATGCTTGGTTTAAATGGTCTGGTTGTAAAAGCCCATGGAAATTCTACCAGCAATGAAATCAAGAATTCAATTATTCAGTGTATTACTTTTACAGAGCAGAATATCAATGATAAAATCAGAATGCATCTGGAAGAAGAATAG
- the rnc gene encoding ribonuclease III encodes MNKSEELILERLRKFEEEIDYRFRDRMILKRALTHSSYANEKRLNKLENNERLEFLGDAVLELITSEFLYQNNPKMPEGELTKLRARLVCEQTLANCAIDMNVGNYLLLGKGEAATGGKERFSILSDTVEAIIGAIYIDGGFTNAKEFILRFILSDIENKKLFFDSKTILQEIVQSEYKEQLSYELVKEEGPDHNKQFTVVALVKNIRLGTGVGKTKKAAEQEAAYDSILKINRKKNLIPQTK; translated from the coding sequence ATGAATAAATCGGAAGAATTGATTTTAGAAAGATTACGAAAGTTTGAAGAAGAAATAGACTACCGATTCAGAGATCGCATGATATTAAAGCGTGCATTGACCCATAGTTCTTATGCCAATGAAAAAAGACTTAATAAGCTTGAAAACAATGAGCGGCTTGAATTCTTAGGTGACGCGGTGTTAGAACTTATCACCAGCGAGTTCTTATATCAGAACAATCCTAAAATGCCGGAAGGTGAACTGACGAAATTAAGAGCAAGACTGGTATGCGAGCAGACTCTTGCTAATTGTGCCATAGACATGAATGTTGGTAATTATCTGTTGCTTGGCAAGGGGGAGGCAGCAACAGGCGGAAAAGAGAGATTTTCCATACTTTCTGATACCGTTGAAGCTATAATAGGGGCTATCTATATAGATGGTGGTTTTACTAATGCAAAAGAGTTTATTTTACGTTTTATTTTATCCGATATTGAAAATAAGAAGCTCTTTTTCGATAGCAAGACTATCTTGCAGGAAATCGTACAAAGTGAATATAAAGAACAACTATCCTATGAATTAGTCAAAGAAGAAGGCCCGGATCATAATAAGCAGTTTACAGTGGTAGCTCTGGTTAAGAATATCAGGCTTGGTACTGGGGTCGGTAAGACCAAAAAAGCTGCTGAACAAGAGGCTGCCTATGATTCTATCTTGAAGATAAATCGCAAAAAAAATCTCATTCCCCAAACAAAATAA
- a CDS encoding BaiN/RdsA family NAD(P)/FAD-dependent oxidoreductase, producing the protein MSKDKDKVIVIGAGAAGMMAAVIAARNGHEVLLLEKNDKAGKKLYITGKGRCNITNACDMEDLFKNVMSNPKFLYGAFYGYNNYDVIDFFEQLGLKTKIERGGRVFPESDKSSDVIGALLRELKKLHVEIRYQCEVEQILTEDSKVKGVSIKNTSEIIYSGKVIVATGGLSYPSTGSTGDGYRFAKAMGHSVTKLNPSLVPMNIKEIELVKELQGLSLKNIEITITNQGKNLYSDFGELLFTHFGVSGPVILSASSFLVPHMGKGELTLSIDLKPALTREQLDARILRDFDEFKNKQYKNALDQLLPRKMIQAIITLSKIDPEKKVNLITKEERKQLVDVLKAMPLHIERLRDYNEAVITKGGIAVKEINPSTMESKLISGVYYIGEVLDLDALTGGFNLQIAWSTAYLAGISV; encoded by the coding sequence ATGAGCAAGGATAAAGATAAGGTAATAGTAATAGGAGCCGGAGCTGCCGGTATGATGGCGGCAGTAATCGCTGCCAGAAACGGACATGAGGTCCTGCTTTTGGAGAAAAATGATAAAGCCGGCAAAAAGCTCTATATAACAGGAAAGGGTCGTTGTAATATCACCAATGCCTGTGATATGGAAGATTTGTTTAAGAATGTCATGAGTAATCCCAAATTCCTGTACGGAGCTTTTTATGGATATAATAATTACGATGTTATTGACTTCTTTGAGCAGCTTGGGTTAAAGACCAAGATTGAAAGAGGCGGAAGAGTGTTTCCGGAGTCAGACAAATCATCAGATGTTATCGGTGCCTTATTAAGAGAGTTGAAAAAACTTCACGTAGAAATCAGATACCAATGTGAAGTTGAACAGATTCTTACAGAAGACTCTAAGGTGAAGGGGGTTTCTATTAAGAATACCTCCGAGATAATCTATTCTGGCAAAGTAATTGTTGCCACCGGCGGTCTGTCTTACCCTTCCACCGGCTCCACCGGCGATGGTTATCGGTTTGCTAAAGCTATGGGACATTCGGTCACCAAACTTAACCCTTCCCTTGTTCCTATGAATATCAAGGAAATCGAACTTGTGAAAGAACTTCAGGGCTTATCCCTTAAGAATATAGAAATAACAATTACGAATCAGGGAAAGAACCTATATTCCGATTTTGGAGAGCTTCTCTTTACACATTTTGGTGTGAGCGGACCGGTTATTTTAAGTGCCAGCAGCTTTTTGGTACCTCATATGGGAAAGGGTGAGCTTACTTTGTCGATTGATTTGAAGCCAGCCCTTACCAGAGAACAGCTGGATGCCAGAATATTAAGAGATTTTGATGAATTTAAGAATAAACAATATAAGAATGCGCTTGATCAACTCTTGCCACGCAAGATGATTCAAGCTATAATAACATTAAGTAAAATTGATCCTGAAAAAAAAGTCAATCTTATTACGAAAGAAGAAAGAAAGCAGTTGGTAGACGTATTAAAAGCAATGCCTCTTCACATTGAGAGATTAAGGGACTACAATGAAGCTGTTATTACAAAAGGCGGAATAGCAGTGAAAGAAATCAATCCCTCAACTATGGAATCAAAGCTTATATCCGGGGTATACTATATCGGAGAAGTTTTAGACCTTGATGCCCTGACCGGAGGCTTTAATCTTCAAATAGCCTGGTCAACGGCATATCTTGCTGGTATTTCTGTGTAA
- the ispH gene encoding 4-hydroxy-3-methylbut-2-enyl diphosphate reductase: protein MEKLVLADTAGFCFGVKRAVDAVYDEIKKGDKVYTYGPIIHNDEVIKDLTDKGVHLIKTEEELKTLGEGTIIIRSHGVPEKIYDIIKSNNLNLVDATCPFVLKIHKTVKEQTEQGRHIIIVGSKSHPEVQGITGWCLNNYTVLETKEDAETFDLPVDTDICIVAQTTINYNNFQDIVEIISKKGYDIIVINTICNATKERQTEAKTLAKASDAMIVIGDRHSSNTQKLYEISKAECENTYYIQTLKDLDLNILKSFRSVGITAGASTPNNIIKEVHTACQK from the coding sequence ATGGAAAAGTTAGTTTTAGCAGATACTGCCGGCTTTTGCTTTGGTGTGAAACGTGCGGTAGACGCTGTTTATGATGAAATCAAAAAAGGTGATAAGGTATACACTTATGGGCCTATCATACATAATGATGAGGTTATTAAAGATCTGACAGATAAGGGAGTTCATCTGATTAAGACAGAGGAAGAATTAAAAACCTTAGGCGAGGGTACAATAATCATAAGATCCCATGGTGTACCCGAGAAGATATACGACATCATCAAAAGTAACAACCTGAATCTGGTTGATGCTACCTGTCCATTTGTACTTAAGATTCATAAAACAGTAAAAGAGCAGACGGAACAGGGCAGGCATATCATTATTGTAGGCAGTAAATCACACCCTGAAGTACAGGGAATTACAGGCTGGTGTTTGAATAATTATACAGTTCTTGAAACAAAAGAAGATGCTGAAACCTTTGATTTACCAGTGGATACAGACATATGTATAGTGGCTCAGACGACAATTAACTACAATAATTTTCAAGATATAGTTGAAATTATATCTAAAAAGGGTTATGATATAATTGTTATAAATACAATATGTAATGCTACAAAAGAGCGCCAAACCGAGGCAAAAACACTTGCCAAGGCTTCTGACGCTATGATTGTTATTGGAGACAGGCACAGTTCTAACACCCAAAAACTGTACGAAATATCAAAAGCTGAATGTGAAAATACTTACTATATACAGACACTGAAAGACCTGGATTTGAACATACTCAAATCTTTTCGTAGCGTAGGTATTACAGCAGGGGCTTCAACCCCAAACAATATTATCAAGGAGGTTCATACTGCATGTCAGAAATGA